ttttccagaaTACACATCAATGAAAAGGAATTTATTGATATGGATATGCTTGTTTCTTGCATGGATGACGTCTATGCATAGATTTTTGAAGCAGCTTGTCAAACAAGAAACTTTATAATCATCGTAGATTCAAGTTTCTGGCGAGTGTTACATGGATTTGAGAGAGGGAAGGGAAAATGCACGTTAAAAGTTCTTGTATTCTCTAATAATTATTTGGGGAGCTATTCATGTCCGGTGGATAATAGCTTCTTCCGCCCATAAATGATAGCTTTGGGAGATTGTAATCTTATTGAAGCATTTGCCTTtgtctgaagaaaaaataagaaaaacctgTCAATCTGGTCAATAAACAACCAGATAGGGTGTGAAATGGTCCCCGTTGACCCCATTCGGAAAACATCTTCAGCATATTTTTCCATTGACCCCGGACGCTAATGTTGTCTACACTAGACCGGCAAAGCTCTATCACCCGAAAAAATATATGACAAATTTAACAGAATAGATTCCAACAGGAAGTCACTAAATTCCAATTTTatataatggattttttttgctTCATCCTCCCCAGCCCAAAACAATTGACTCTCTTTTAGACTTCTTAGCAGAATATCTGAGCGGTGATGGCGGACTCCATTATAATATTACAGATTTACAGTGCCCCTTTGGCTAGTTAGCCAGTTGGGTCTCATCTCTCTAGTCTCAACTCTCCGACATACCCGTTTAGAAACACTTCATTAATTTTAAAAGAGTATGTACATGAGAATACAAAATACCCTATTGAATCACAACATTGATCGTTAAATCAGGGAAATTCAGAAGTAGCCTGAAGATAACCCCATTTTCAGGTGATCATATATTTTACTCATATCTAATGCAAGGCTAACCAACCCTATTTGCCATTACATCGTCTACGGTATTGAAGATTTTCAtggataatgatgatgatattgttaaatATTTACTTAAAAGGATTGTTAAATATTTACTTACCTTTAACACAACAGTTTGGCAAATGAAGATACACACAGTATAGTGAATTCaactttaattaaaaaaataatatacagAATGAAACTTCCTTCTATCATTCCAAAAGTTATTGCCAACATCTCACACAGTGAAGGGCCGGTAACCTTATTTCCATTTGATGGGGGATTTGGGGATGGACCACATAAATAGCAAGGTTaaagaaagaatgagaaaaacaaaataagtcCAAGGACTTCCTTGTGGCTCTTTTTTCAACACATGGCATCAGGGCTATTCGAGGGGGTAAGGGGAGGGGGACATGGGATCTTGGACCCTAAGATCACATAATGAATCTCACCGCATGGTTCAGTGAAACTTCTTCCTAAGTCTAAAGTCTGTCAATTCATTATCCGATAATGGTGGTCATCAGGTAATCAAATCTTTTGAAGAAATAAGAGTTAGGTAAAATCTCAAGCATTAGCCACCTTGGCTCATTGTTGGTTACTCCTTACAATTATATTTTCCCTACATAATtgcataatttttatttttgagaatataaaagaaaggaaaggaaaaaaagacagAGTAGAAAAGAGCCACGAAGCCATAGCACATGGTGGGATCCAGAAGCCACTTGAAAGTTGTTGATCTTTGTGTTAGGAATTCTAttccatagaatcatatgaacaatcctatagtatttagaatacaaatacaaatcatATTAGCCACATAACATGTACATCATTCTAAATCGATTAAACCTATAAAAACCCAACAATTTGTACGACTCTTGAATTGTTTGCATTTTGAATGCTAAAAGAGTATATtgttacccaaaaaacaaaaaaagtataGATTCTAAGGGTGATATCGTCCACTAATCGTTTCTGTTATAAATCATAAGGGATAAGATTGTGGTGTCTCTATTGCTCCTCGCCAAGgaatcaagtatcggtatcagatcagCTGGATTGGCTGTATCGGATTGGTTTTGGCTGACACCGATCCCGATACCAGACTGATCCTGAGATGGGTATCGGATACTGATCCGGATTGGCCGATCCGACCCGAtctgttaaaaaaatatttttttaaagttaaaactccttttttttccAATCTAATTTCTGTGGATGTTGCTTTCACTTCCAAAGTTCCAATCTAATTTCTGTGTTTGTCTTTACTACGATCAGCCGCGTAGAGATTAACTACTCAGGAACAGCAGGGGCGAAAGGTATTGCTTCCTTTGCCCCATTTTGGTCGGAGGGGAGATTACCATTATCGTCGGAGTCGGAGGAGTTACAGGAAAGATGATCGAAGAAGGTGTCGAGATACCAGGAGCACTTGTCATTCCAATCCCCCTTGTTGGCTGTGGCGCGGTCGAAATCTCTGGAGGTGGATGTAGCATCGCCGGAGGCTAACCCGTTCTCGATTGTGGCTGGAGAAATGGAAGACACGTTAGGCTGTAACTCTCGGTACCTAAAGGATTTACTGGGGTAGAAGGAAAGAAGGTGACTCGATAAAAGATGTTCCATTGTAGTTGCAGGTCCAGGTGAAGGATTTTCCGGCGAATTTGAGTCATACCACTTCTGGTCGGCGATCATTTCTGGTGAAAGTCCCCATTGGATGAATTCTTCCTCGGAATGATTAATACCGAGGCTGTACTCTCCACCGGAACCCAATTGAGCAACCCGACATTCACAGTTGTTGAAATTGTTTAGATTCTCGAATTGCTCCACAGTCCACGTGAACCATTTCATTAGGAACACCCGCAACGCCAGCCTGTGCGATACGATGATTAGGTTTATCTCTTCATCACAGCGTTGACGGTGAATAATCCTCTTCATGTCTATGTCTCTCCACAACGATTCTAAGAAACCTTTAATATCATTTAAAACTAAAACTCATAAAGGAcgaacagaagagagagagagagagagagagagagagagagagatctagggGTTTTTTNNNNNNNNNNNNNNNNNNNNggttttttcatttttctggatttttttagatttaaaaaaaaaaattaccgaTCCTAGCCGATACCATGACCGATTCGGAAAAACTGTACGATTTTTCGATCCTTAACCGATACTTGACCAATCTTTACCGATACCGATCCATATCATATCCATTTTGATTGTGACGGataccaagttttaaaaccttgcttcTCGCTCTCATCTCTGTTTTCtaatttcacctttttttttttttttattcaagaaaaaaaaaaactattacttGAGATAAAATGTACATAACGACATTTACATTTCAGTGCTTGGTATGCCCAAGATTTCAAAACTCCAAGATATGGGGAATCGGCAACAAAACATTGGGTTTTAGAAAAAAGACTGTCCATAGTCAGTTGCCAACCAAAAGTATGCCAATGCCGCTTCAAAAAATTATCTATAAAGACTAAGCTAGAGAGCTCAGGTAATTCTGTTAAGATTTTGTCAAAAACCCCTTCTTTGAGTTAAATTCCTAGAGCCCAATTAGCAGTCCCATTGCTACGGCATCAGTACCCTCTCCTATCATGACAAAATCAGTAAGAGAGAGTAAGCAACCAGAATGAGAGGAGACTGATAGTGCCCAACGAGAAATGTTTAAAGATGTATCAGAAACAGCTGTTATAAAAATTGTATTAGGTGCCCTATGGAAGTAGGTTGTTGAGTCTGTAGGAAATGTATTGGCTGTTCCATTGGCTGATTTTTTGACAAGAGTTGGAATGATGCAGTCCAATGCTGCACTTGTTGGATGACACTGCCAAGTGAGGGGGAGGCAATCCCTAAAGTAACCTTGTTTCTATGCATCCATAAGAAATAACATGTAGTAATTAGAACAATAAATAAAGAGGTTAATTCAGACATAGACAAGTTGCTAGAATTATAAAGATACACAATTAGCTGGTCAACAGATGTAAAGGGAAGGCTAGAAGgtcgaaaaaaaaagaagaccagAAGCCCATATTCGTTGAGTAATCTCGCAGGAGAAAAATACATGCTACAGGTTATGACATAGACTACAAGTGGAGTCTATATTCAGCCATTTGTTCAAGTGTTCTTTGGTAGTTAGTCCTTGCAGTAGCAATCGCCAAAAGAACAACTTAAATTTTGGTGAATTATAAGTTTCTAAAGATAATGCCACCAATGTGAGCAAGGCAATGAGCATGAACACTTGTAGGAGCATCCAGTAGTGTTAGTACTAGAATGAGTGCAAAGCTATCTAGCTGCTGTCTTGGTTGTTGAACTGCCATTTTTAGAGAGATAGCACCACCATTGATCACAATTATCATCATAGGCATGGATGGAAAGTTGAAGAATTATTTGTGATATATGAGAAGGCAATAGAGATTGCAAAAGATTAGAGTTCCAACCATTACCTATCATAACATGACTTACCAGTGATGCCTGAGTGGAGTTACTGTGATCAATGTACTGAGCAATAGAAATTAGAGTGTGATGTTGGAAAATCCAAGGGTCCGTCCAAAAGTAAGTATTATTTCCATTccctattttcctataaatCATAGATTTAAGGGTAGGGAGAATACTAGTGATGGCATTCCAACAAGGGAAGCCCCTGgatttaagggttttgggatcaAAGACAAATCTATGATGGAAATACTTGGCTCGTAAAAGATGCACCCAAAGGTTTTGTGGATtattgagtagtctccatccAAGTTTGATAAGGGCCTTATTTTGGGTATGTCAATCTCTAAAGCCAAGGCCCCCAACAGCCTTAGGCCTACACAATTTCTTCCAACCAATAAGGTGGGCCTTACGATGAGTGGGTGAGTCACCAGTCCAAAAATGGGAATATATGAATCCAGTTTCCTACAAATAGTTTTTGAAATAGAGAAACATGATATTACATAAGAAGGAATAGATGAAAGAGCCAACTGAATAAGTACCTGCCGTCCAGCAAAAGAGAGAAGTGATGCTTTCCAAGTACTAAGCTTATTTTCCACTCTACGAAGAAGATTATTAAAATTTGCACAGATAGATCTAGAGTGGAACAGATTGGTACCAAGGTAAATTGAATGTTTATGCCAATAGAGCAACAAAAGGACTTGCGATCATCCGGCTTAACATTGGAGCTGAAAGTAAGTCCACTTTTTGAAAGGTTGATGGTCAAACTAGACAAGTCAGCGAAAAGATCCATAATACATTTAATGGTAGATAAATCCTCATGCGTGGcgtgacaaaaaataaaggtgtcATCCGCAAAAAACAAATGAGTAATTTCTGGAGCATTTCTGGAAATTTTGATTCCTTTAAATAAATTTAGCTTCATGTGGCTATTTAAAAGTTTAGACAGTCCTTCCACcacaaataaaataagaaggggCTAAGCGGACATCCTTGACGCAAACCTCTAGAGGCATTAAAGACATGGAAAACACTACCATTAAGCTTGATGGAAAAAGAGGATGTGGAGACAAGAGTGTTGATAAGGTTATGCCAATGGGATCCACATCCTAAGAAATCAAAAATggataataaaaaattccattcgaCCCGGTCGTAGGCTTTGGCCATGTCTAATTTAATAGCCACATAGCTTAATTTACCTTTCTGCTTGTGTTTGAGACAATGGAAGATTTCCTAAGCGATGAGAACATTGTCAGATATTTGACGATTAGGAACAAAGGCTGCTTGGCAAGGGGAGATTAGAGACGGTAAAAAGGCTTTAAGGCGGGTGGCAATAAATTTTGCCACAATCTTCTAAGTCACATTGCAAAGGCTAATGGGGCGGTAGTCAGAGACCAAGGAGGCATTGTcttttttgggaataagacaaagAAGGGTGTGGTttgttcctggaggaggagaagtAGTGGTGAAAAATTGCTGGACAAAGGTGATGACATCGTTAGATACTaaaggccaaaatttttgaaaaaaaaacagCCTGAAAGCCATCAACCCCAGGGGCTTTAAAGGCCCCAATCGAGAAAAGAGCAGAACGAGTTTTATCAGTAGAAGGAATAGAAATAAGGGATTGGAATTGTGGCAATAGATCAGTGCACTAGGGGAACAGACATTCAATGAAGGTTGGGTCAAGGGGGTTAGAAGTAGTAAAAATGTTCTGCCAAAAGGATGCAAATTCCTTGGCAATGAGAGCAGGTTTTTCTAGTTGGGTTCCATCCTCAATGATGATGAAAGAGATCTTTCGGTGATGTTGATTAACATTGGTCACAGTatgaaaaaattttgtgttCCTATCCCCATGGATAAGAAAGTCATTGCAagatttttgtttccaaaaggTCTTCTCAGTCTGGAGAATCCAATCAAGCTTGTTGGAAAGAACCGAGGTCAGGTCATCCATAGGTTGGGGGAGATCTTCCACCTGTAGTAGGGTAGTGAACAGGTGATCTTTGAGGTGAGAAATATGACCGAAAACGTCATAGTTCCATTTCTGGAGAACGACTAAAACAAGCTAGTTTCGTGGGTAGATCAGTTTGACTTAGATTATTCCAACTATGAAAATAGAAAGGCATGGAAAGAGGATATGCGAACCAAGCATGCTGAAAATGAAAGAGTTTTTTGGTGTTAGTGATTGGAGCAGTAGTAAGAAAAACAAGAGGGTTATGATCAGAAGCAAAGGAAGAAAGCTTGAAAAGGGAAGGATAAAGATGCAAAGAAAGCCATAAAGGATTAACAAAAGCTCTATCAAGACATTCTTTGACAAGATTTGGGGGTTTGTCCAAGTGAATCTATTAAAGGGTAAACTAATTTCAGATAGGTTGAAAGAAGAAAGGTCAGCTAAGGCCTTAGAAGAGGATGTTATTGCAAAAGGAGTTCCTCCCAATTTCTGGGAAGGAGAGATTATATCATTAAAATCCCCTATCAGGAGAAAATGATaagaaatagaagagaggaaagagaaaagctCGTGCCACCCCTGCAATCAGGTAGAAGCCTGTGGGGAGGCGTAGAGACAGATCACTCCCCAAGAAACTAGGAAGCGAAGGCATGGATCAAATTTGAACGAGATGAAAAAAGAACCAGTACAGGGTTGGGGGTTGGGAAGGTTTTTAGAGTAGAGGAGCCAAAGGGCCCCCCCTTGGGGCCATGAGATCCTTCACTattgatgaaaaaaagaagaattgagATTGCTAAAaacatgaggagagagagaaaattagagTGATCTTTAATTTTAGTTTCACATAAAAAAAGCTATATCAGGACGTTGTTTATGTAAATAAGTATTAAGTGGGCAAAGAGTCTTGGAGGAACAAAAGCCCAACATTCCAACAGAAAAGCTTCATGATTTCACAAAGATGAATATACAAAGAAGAACAACACAAAAGAACAGCACAAAAATTTTGCACAGAGGGTAGatgcaaataaaagagataCAAACTAGGGAGACAAAGTAATGGCAGAGAAATATTCAACAGCAAGTAATTCTGGAAATGATACAGGGACATAATAGAAATCTacgaaaaaagaaacaaataaagggaaataaataaaagaaaaacatacaCAGTGGCTACCTAGGAAAAAACTGCCGGCGCTTATAACGAGAATCAAAGTGGAACCAAGCAAAGACGAGACAGAGTAATAcagaaaaaaacaagaagataGGTTGAGAAGGGATTAAACAGCCAAATAATGCGTACCTGGTCTTTGGGCACTCTACCCGGATCACTAGAGATGTGGTCGGCTTCATCTTCGGTCCCCTGGTGCAAGGTATCGACATTGGAGGTATTCTTCTCCTTGAAACGATCATTCAGGTCCGATAGAAGTTGTATAGGGTCAGCAGCCTGGTTGATGAAATTGAAGAGCACATCCACATAAGGGTCAATGGTATCGGAAATAGTCCTTGCCCGCTTGGGAGGTCTGGAAATCAGGGGTTCAGAAAAGCCAGTATAGGTGGTTGCAGTACTAGAAATGGTATGGGGAACCTGAGAGGAATGGAGACAGTACTGGAAAGACATATGATGCGCCTGGAAACGAGCCCCTGGAAAGCCCACAGAGGTCGGATGAGAAGTGGTGGTTTTGGGAAGGAGAGAGCATTCAAGAAGAATGGgatcttttacttttatttctcCCCTACAACAGTACAACGACACGAATTTTGGCGCGTTCACTTTAGAATTTCCTGTTCCACTCACTTTTCTCATCTCCTTCGCAGGAAAGCATTTTTCCAATAATCATGTATCTTCTTCACCCAATGTCAATCAATTCGCACACGATTAGAGCTCCTTAACAAATCCATAATCGCAGCATCTGTCTATCTGCTACTTTAGTCTTCATGGCGTCACGGGTTGGATCAACAAGCTATGATGTGTTCATCAACTTTAGAGGGGGAAGGCACCCTCGATACCTTCGTTGGCCACCTT
This genomic stretch from Macadamia integrifolia cultivar HAES 741 chromosome 2, SCU_Mint_v3, whole genome shotgun sequence harbors:
- the LOC122059010 gene encoding uncharacterized protein LOC122059010; translated protein: MRKVSGTGNSKVNAPKFVSLYCCRGEIKVKDPILLECSLLPKTTTSHPTSVGFPGARFQAHHMSFQYCLHSSQVPHTISSTATTYTGFSEPLISRPPKRARTISDTIDPYVDVLFNFINQAADPIQLLSDLNDRFKEKNTSNVDTLHQGTEDEADHISSDPGRVPKDQVFMLIALLTLVALSLETYNSPKFKLFFWRLLLQGLTTKEHLNKWLNIDSTCSLCHNL